The DNA segment GGGAATCATGGTCTCACCTTCGGGAGTACGAAGTATATGGCAGCGGCACGACCTGGAAACCTTCAAGAAAAGGCTGAAGCGCCTGGAGGAAAAAGCGGCCAAGGAGGGGATCGTCTTCATTGAAGTCTAGTTGGTGACTTTAAAGCGGGCTCAAAAGGAAAAGGAAAGCGATCCGAACGAGATTGAAACCCACCATCCCGGATACCTGGTCTCCCAAAATACCATGTACGTGGGGTATTTGAAGGGTGTGGGGCGCATTTATCAGCAGACAGTCATTGACACCTACTCGTCAGTGGGCTTCGCCAAACTTTACGAGACAAAGGTCCCAATTACAGCTGCGGACTGCCTTAATGGCCAGGCGCTTCCCTTCTTTGAGAACCACGAGGTCCAGGTCCAGGATGTCCGGTTTCCAGGATTTATAGGCGTTTAAGGCCTCTTCACCGTCTGTTTCAAAGCGCTTCTCAAAGACTTCATCGTCCAGCGCGTTGTCATAGAAGATCCGGGTCGTCTTGTCGTCTTCGGTGATCAGGATTTTAAGCTTGGACATCATGCCCTCCTTATATTTTCCCATGTTCCAGGGTCAAAATAATCCCTTCACCTGCAAACCTGCCCGAAAGGGGTGTAAAAATTAAATGGCGGGCCTCTCCTGATATGCGGCGGTCTTCAAGTGTCTGAGACATCTCGCTGGAGATAGTGGACGATATTTTTTCTTCGGCCTCGGCCCCAAAGTAATCCTTAAGGTTTTTGCCTATCTGGATGTCTTCACCCTCAACCGACAAGGATTGCGCTTCATTATTAATTAGGACAATCATGCCGTCAGGGCTGATGCCCATAATCGGTACGGGCAGGTCTGTCAGAATGGCCCGCGAGAGTTCCAGGGCCTGGTTTTGAATCTCAAGTTCCTTGGTTCTCTTTTGAACCATGTCTTCCAGGTTTTCATTCATTTTTTTCAACTGCTGGTTTTGTTCCAGGACTCTCTCGTGAAGCTGTTTATTGGATTGAATCAGGTCGTACTGCTGCAACGCCTGACGAACATCCATTATCAGGTTCTGATCATTCCACGGCTTTAAAATGAACTTGAAAATATGGCCCTGGTTGACGGATTCCATGATGGTGTCGAGGTCGGTAAAACCGGTCAGGACCATGCGAATCGTATCCGGATAATTTTCTCTGATCTCAGCCAGGAACTCGATGCCGCTCATAGTGGGCAGGCGATTGTCAGAGATCACGAGGTGCACGGGATTTTCCTGGAGGATCTTCAGGCCTTCCTCACCGGTCTCAGCCGTCAGAAAGCGGAAGTCTTCCCTCCTGAAGAGCCGCTTCAAGGAACGAAGGATGTTCTCTTCATCATCCACACATAAAACGGTATGCTTGTAGTCGTTCATTTTTTTCACCTTTTTTGCGGTTATTTCACGTCTTCCAAAAAGAAGGCGCAGGCCGATTCGATTTCATCTTCCAGGGCTGGAAACCAGTCTGAG comes from the Deltaproteobacteria bacterium genome and includes:
- a CDS encoding IS481 family transposase; translated protein: GIMVSPSGVRSIWQRHDLETFKKRLKRLEEKAAKEGIVFIEV
- a CDS encoding response regulator, with protein sequence MNDYKHTVLCVDDEENILRSLKRLFRREDFRFLTAETGEEGLKILQENPVHLVISDNRLPTMSGIEFLAEIRENYPDTIRMVLTGFTDLDTIMESVNQGHIFKFILKPWNDQNLIMDVRQALQQYDLIQSNKQLHERVLEQNQQLKKMNENLEDMVQKRTKELEIQNQALELSRAILTDLPVPIMGISPDGMIVLINNEAQSLSVEGEDIQIGKNLKDYFGAEAEEKISSTISSEMSQTLEDRRISGEARHLIFTPLSGRFAGEGIILTLEHGKI